One genomic region from Halococcus qingdaonensis encodes:
- a CDS encoding ABC transporter permease: protein MSVGRLRSALDGGLRHTLAYGLAGLVVLAALYGLVFPETMVGDLLRLATSKSTLGAALRLAVPIACAAVGGIFAEKAGVINIGLEGLLIISAFTGVFVTDAVGSVFSIPGIWVGFVAGVLASTLLSLLFAVVCIRFRADQIIAGLAVWLIALGLAPFAATVIYGSVNTSSVGTLGTWTIPVLSELPFVGPVLFDASPTVYLMFLVVGGGWYVLNRTSFGRHVRASGENPKALDTAGVDVTRVRYLAITLSGVLSGIGGVGLSLGQVGQFIGNGQTMVNGKGFIAIVAYLFGNYNPLGAFGASVLFAGLDALQLRLQQIPAYAVPSSLVQTIPYVTVIVVLALVGHTRVPSAAGDHYESGED from the coding sequence ATGAGCGTCGGACGGCTGCGATCGGCGCTAGATGGCGGTCTTCGGCACACTCTCGCCTATGGGCTGGCCGGGCTGGTGGTGCTCGCCGCACTCTACGGCCTGGTCTTCCCGGAGACGATGGTCGGCGACCTGCTGCGGCTGGCGACCAGCAAGAGCACGCTCGGCGCGGCGCTCCGGCTCGCGGTACCGATCGCCTGTGCGGCCGTCGGCGGCATCTTCGCCGAGAAAGCCGGCGTCATCAACATCGGACTGGAGGGGCTGCTGATCATCTCGGCGTTCACCGGCGTGTTCGTCACCGACGCGGTCGGCTCGGTGTTCTCGATTCCGGGCATCTGGGTCGGCTTCGTCGCCGGCGTGCTCGCGAGCACGCTGTTGTCACTCCTGTTCGCGGTCGTCTGCATCAGGTTCCGGGCCGATCAGATCATCGCCGGGCTCGCGGTCTGGCTCATCGCGCTTGGACTCGCACCGTTCGCGGCGACGGTCATCTACGGCAGCGTCAACACCAGCAGCGTCGGCACGCTCGGCACGTGGACGATCCCCGTGCTCTCGGAGCTGCCGTTCGTCGGCCCGGTGCTGTTCGACGCCAGCCCGACGGTCTATCTGATGTTCTTGGTCGTCGGCGGCGGCTGGTACGTGCTCAATCGGACGTCGTTCGGCCGGCACGTGCGCGCGAGCGGCGAGAACCCGAAGGCGCTCGACACCGCCGGCGTCGACGTGACGCGGGTGCGCTATCTGGCGATCACGCTCTCGGGCGTGCTCTCAGGGATCGGCGGCGTCGGCCTCTCGCTCGGCCAGGTCGGACAGTTCATCGGCAACGGCCAGACGATGGTCAACGGCAAGGGGTTCATCGCCATCGTCGCCTACCTGTTCGGCAACTACAACCCGCTCGGTGCGTTCGGAGCCTCCGTTCTGTTCGCAGGGCTCGACGCACTCCAGCTTCGCCTCCAGCAGATCCCAGCCTACGCGGTGCCGAGCTCGCTCGTCCAGACGATCCCCTACGTCACGGTGATCGTCGTCCTCGCGCTCGTCGGCCACACGCGCGTCCCCTCGGCCGCGGGCGACCACTACGAATCCGGCGAGGACTGA
- a CDS encoding sugar transferase — MDPNTGWRYRVASSFGASVLVVCAIAVANYPFVQRLVTTIPLLDRLPVTVLSDEALVVAMATALAVVAAALLTLFKPHPRRILDTISLTLRRLFMGALALAAIGYFDYTYRLPRTTLVATTLLLSVVLPAWFVAIRRRPEPTAERAVLVGDDPDAMGELLATTDLPIVGYIAPAIRYDADRSRPSMGVADGGQALDGRLDEIDHLGSLSRLDDLLVDHDIDTAVLAFERSDRAAFFGALATCYNHGVTAKVHRKHADSVLTSGTGVGELIDTELVPWDWQDRVIKRGFDIAFALAGLVALSPVIIAIAAAIKLDDGGPLFYGQERTAEFGETFRVYKFRSMIPHSEDSTPIDDRDNTQITRVGRLLRRTHLDEIPQLGSILSGNMSVVGPRAVWVDEEEHLEEEISTWRKRWFVKPGLTGLAQVHDVSSTRPHKKLQYDVKYINEQSFWFDLQIVVRQVWLVLSDLVETVAAR, encoded by the coding sequence ATGGACCCCAACACCGGATGGCGATATCGCGTCGCGAGCAGTTTCGGCGCAAGCGTTCTCGTCGTCTGTGCGATCGCCGTGGCGAACTATCCGTTCGTCCAGCGGCTGGTGACGACGATCCCGCTGCTCGATCGGCTCCCTGTGACGGTACTGTCCGATGAGGCGCTGGTGGTGGCGATGGCGACGGCGCTGGCGGTGGTGGCCGCCGCGCTGTTGACGCTGTTCAAACCCCATCCACGGCGCATCCTCGATACGATCTCACTCACGCTTCGGCGGCTTTTCATGGGCGCGCTCGCGCTCGCGGCGATCGGCTATTTCGATTACACCTATCGACTCCCGCGGACGACGTTGGTGGCGACGACGCTGTTGCTTTCGGTCGTGCTGCCGGCGTGGTTCGTCGCCATCCGTCGCCGGCCGGAGCCAACCGCCGAGCGCGCGGTGTTGGTCGGCGACGATCCGGACGCGATGGGTGAACTGCTCGCGACGACCGACCTCCCGATCGTCGGCTACATCGCGCCGGCGATCCGCTACGACGCCGATCGGAGCCGGCCGTCGATGGGCGTCGCCGATGGCGGGCAAGCGCTCGATGGACGGCTCGACGAGATCGATCATCTGGGTAGTCTCTCGCGACTCGACGATCTGTTAGTCGATCATGACATCGATACGGCGGTGCTCGCCTTCGAACGCTCGGATCGCGCGGCCTTTTTCGGTGCGCTCGCCACCTGCTACAACCACGGCGTCACCGCGAAGGTCCACCGCAAGCACGCCGATAGCGTGCTCACGAGCGGTACGGGCGTCGGCGAACTCATCGACACCGAACTCGTCCCGTGGGACTGGCAGGATCGCGTCATCAAACGCGGGTTCGACATCGCCTTCGCGCTCGCGGGGCTGGTGGCGCTCTCGCCGGTCATCATCGCCATCGCCGCCGCGATCAAACTCGACGATGGCGGGCCACTTTTCTATGGTCAGGAACGAACCGCCGAGTTCGGCGAGACGTTTCGCGTCTACAAGTTCCGGAGCATGATACCGCATAGTGAAGACTCCACCCCTATTGATGATAGGGACAATACTCAAATCACTCGTGTCGGCCGTCTACTCCGCCGGACACACCTCGATGAAATCCCTCAGCTTGGTTCGATTCTCAGCGGGAATATGAGCGTTGTGGGGCCGCGTGCCGTCTGGGTTGATGAGGAAGAACACTTAGAAGAAGAAATCAGTACATGGCGCAAACGCTGGTTCGTTAAGCCCGGACTCACAGGACTCGCCCAAGTCCACGATGTATCAAGCACTCGGCCACATAAAAAGCTCCAGTACGACGTGAAGTATATCAACGAACAGTCGTTTTGGTTCGATCTTCAGATCGTCGTCAGACAGGTCTGGCTCGTTCTGAGCGATCTCGTCGAGACCGTCGCCGCCCGTTGA
- a CDS encoding class I SAM-dependent methyltransferase yields MGDPSRRDVRETYDRIGDHFAKTRAHAWPAVEWFVDRSDGVALGLDLGCGNARHAAVLADRADRVVGLDASRTVVEAARERREREGFPVDLCQGDATRLPIASDTVGLAVYIATIHHLPTHEARIASLDELARVLVPDGRALVSAWSTSHDRFEADEAFDTTVDWTLPGGEAVPRYYHIYDPAAFEDDLHESTLAVDRVFEERGNCYGVVRAEGKRT; encoded by the coding sequence ATGGGCGATCCGAGCCGGCGCGATGTGCGCGAGACATACGATCGCATCGGCGACCACTTCGCGAAGACTCGCGCACACGCGTGGCCGGCCGTCGAGTGGTTCGTCGATCGAAGCGACGGCGTCGCGCTCGGCCTCGATCTCGGCTGTGGCAACGCCCGCCACGCCGCGGTGCTCGCCGATCGCGCCGACCGGGTCGTCGGGCTCGACGCGAGCCGGACGGTCGTCGAGGCGGCACGCGAACGCCGCGAGCGCGAGGGGTTCCCCGTCGATCTCTGTCAGGGCGATGCGACTCGCCTACCGATCGCGTCCGATACCGTGGGGTTAGCGGTGTATATCGCCACAATCCACCATCTACCGACCCACGAGGCACGCATCGCGAGCCTGGACGAACTCGCGCGCGTTCTCGTCCCTGATGGGCGTGCACTCGTGAGCGCGTGGAGCACGTCACACGACCGGTTCGAGGCCGACGAGGCGTTCGACACGACGGTCGATTGGACGCTGCCCGGCGGCGAGGCCGTTCCCCGTTACTACCACATCTACGATCCAGCGGCGTTCGAGGACGATCTGCACGAGAGTACGCTCGCCGTCGACCGGGTCTTCGAGGAGCGGGGCAACTGCTACGGGGTGGTGCGTGCCGAAGGGAAACGGACTTAA
- a CDS encoding DUF7549 family protein, translated as MDRAPELAAFAAFVAALVPWSVSVSDGAFAESVVVRFVFGVVELSFGARSLDMARAAVPITDIGSQYGGDLARLGTLWLVAAALLVVALALALALVVAGDRLLVGAFDPVRAMGALCLGMALVLSGAMWLLWQSTSPVPIPIGVIALLLFGVGLLTVDRTHDTRTSAGASG; from the coding sequence ATGGATCGTGCACCTGAACTCGCGGCGTTCGCGGCGTTCGTCGCCGCGCTGGTCCCGTGGTCGGTGTCGGTTTCCGACGGCGCGTTCGCCGAGTCGGTCGTCGTCCGGTTCGTCTTCGGTGTGGTCGAGCTCTCCTTCGGCGCACGCTCGCTCGACATGGCGCGGGCCGCGGTCCCCATTACCGACATCGGCTCGCAGTATGGCGGCGATCTCGCCCGGCTGGGAACGCTCTGGCTCGTCGCGGCGGCGTTGCTCGTCGTCGCGCTGGCGCTGGCGCTGGCGCTCGTCGTCGCTGGCGACCGCCTGCTCGTGGGGGCGTTCGATCCGGTGCGGGCGATGGGTGCGCTCTGTCTCGGCATGGCGCTCGTCCTCTCGGGCGCGATGTGGCTGCTCTGGCAGTCGACATCGCCCGTGCCGATCCCGATCGGCGTGATCGCGCTGCTCCTGTTCGGTGTGGGGCTGCTCACCGTCGATCGCACGCACGACACTCGTACGAGCGCCGGTGCGAGTGGATAA
- a CDS encoding ABC transporter permease, translated as MSARDRIESGLRRLVAASWAERLGLSFAALVASVLVGGLIVFFSGTAATCQEPAYGVFGLTSCYNPISVYSVLVTGAFGSILSDPFNFNVALTFKETTLLIFTGLSVAVAFRAGLFNIGSQGQLIFGGLASAITVLTAGPLLTGVGGFLLVPLGVLAGALAGALYGAVPGALKAYAGANEVITTIMLNFVAEQIAFFVVSAYFAAPDSQSVETSQIPPAAVLESALFGSGSDFSIVAFVGGLVLVAGLYYLIKYTAFGFDLRTSGLQPEAARFGGVDAKRTIVSSMALSGAFAGIGGAVWVLMVLGRFQTGVPALGFDGITVSILAGNNPLGVVPAALLFGVLKSGSLAVQLSTGVPIQLVGVLRGLIILFVAMPEFFRLLGKQFVTTDREPAVATDGGEQTPTEPSSTGGTDDPGGER; from the coding sequence ATGAGCGCGCGCGATCGCATCGAGAGCGGGCTTCGCCGGCTCGTGGCGGCGTCGTGGGCCGAGCGGTTAGGATTGAGTTTCGCGGCGCTCGTGGCATCGGTGCTCGTCGGTGGGCTGATCGTCTTCTTCTCGGGAACGGCCGCGACCTGTCAGGAACCGGCCTACGGCGTGTTCGGCCTCACTTCCTGTTACAACCCCATCTCGGTCTACTCCGTGCTCGTGACGGGCGCGTTCGGCAGCATCCTCTCCGACCCGTTCAACTTCAACGTGGCGCTCACGTTCAAGGAGACGACGCTGCTGATCTTCACCGGGCTGTCGGTGGCGGTGGCCTTCCGAGCCGGACTGTTCAACATCGGCTCGCAGGGCCAGCTGATCTTCGGCGGGCTGGCGAGCGCCATCACCGTGCTCACCGCCGGGCCGCTGCTGACGGGCGTCGGCGGATTCCTGCTGGTGCCGCTCGGCGTCCTCGCCGGCGCGCTCGCCGGCGCGCTCTACGGGGCGGTGCCGGGCGCGCTCAAGGCCTATGCCGGCGCGAACGAGGTGATCACGACGATCATGCTCAACTTCGTCGCCGAACAGATCGCCTTCTTCGTCGTGTCGGCGTATTTCGCCGCGCCCGACAGCCAGTCGGTCGAGACGAGCCAGATCCCGCCGGCCGCGGTGCTCGAATCGGCGCTGTTCGGCTCCGGCAGCGACTTCTCGATCGTCGCGTTCGTGGGCGGACTGGTGCTCGTCGCCGGCCTCTACTACCTGATCAAGTACACCGCCTTCGGCTTCGATCTCCGGACGAGCGGGCTCCAGCCCGAGGCCGCACGGTTCGGCGGCGTCGACGCCAAGCGCACGATCGTGTCGAGCATGGCGCTGTCCGGGGCGTTCGCGGGCATCGGCGGCGCGGTCTGGGTGCTGATGGTGCTCGGTCGGTTCCAGACGGGCGTGCCCGCGCTCGGCTTCGACGGCATCACCGTCTCGATTCTCGCCGGCAACAACCCGCTGGGCGTGGTGCCCGCGGCGCTGCTGTTCGGCGTGCTCAAGAGCGGCTCGCTGGCCGTCCAGCTCTCGACCGGAGTGCCGATCCAGCTGGTCGGCGTGCTCCGTGGACTGATCATCCTGTTCGTGGCGATGCCGGAGTTCTTCCGGCTGCTCGGGAAGCAGTTCGTCACGACCGATCGCGAGCCGGCCGTCGCCACGGACGGCGGCGAACAGACCCCCACAGAGCCATCATCGACCGGTGGGACGGACGACCCGGGAGGTGAACGATGA
- a CDS encoding phosphomannomutase, producing the protein MNLFGTAGIRGSATERVTPSLALAVGRAAGTDAPNTEFVIARDGRETGSALLAALEAGLESAGADVRRAGTLPTPALAFASRGRRGIMVTASHNPPTDNGLKLFTDGQEYGDDAEARIEERVDARDPPASWDEWGHTEHVEPLVAYRTYVADYAHEHGGSLDGTTISVDCGNGMASRATPQVLSALGANVTGVNANVDGHFPARGSKPTPETLAEFREFVADGETELGFAHDGDADRVVVLDGDGEIVHEDTIVAILAERYTRTSNAGDPVVVTTPNASSRIDERVAEAGGRVERVRLGALHEGIAAARAAGDEDTAVVFAAEPWKHIHPALGPWIDGVASAATLARLVAETGLDTLREPVAERPYRKVSVDCPDERKEAVMDELAESLGETFPDGERSTAHGVRIELDDGWVLVRPSGTEPKVRVYAESERVDALVERTVGAIEAALPA; encoded by the coding sequence ATGAACCTCTTCGGCACCGCGGGCATCCGCGGTAGTGCCACCGAGCGCGTCACACCGAGCCTCGCGCTCGCGGTCGGTCGTGCGGCCGGCACGGACGCTCCGAACACTGAGTTCGTCATCGCGCGCGACGGTCGCGAGACCGGTTCGGCGCTGCTCGCGGCGCTCGAAGCCGGCCTGGAAAGCGCCGGCGCGGACGTTCGCCGTGCCGGAACGCTCCCGACGCCGGCGCTGGCGTTCGCCTCGCGCGGGCGGCGCGGCATCATGGTCACGGCGAGTCACAACCCGCCGACGGACAACGGGCTCAAACTGTTCACCGACGGCCAGGAGTACGGCGACGACGCCGAGGCACGCATCGAGGAGCGCGTCGACGCCAGAGACCCGCCGGCGAGCTGGGACGAGTGGGGCCACACCGAGCACGTCGAACCGCTCGTGGCCTATCGCACGTACGTCGCGGACTACGCCCACGAACACGGCGGCAGCCTCGACGGAACGACCATCAGTGTGGACTGTGGCAACGGGATGGCGAGCCGGGCGACCCCGCAGGTGCTCTCGGCGCTCGGGGCCAACGTGACGGGCGTCAACGCGAACGTCGACGGCCACTTCCCCGCCCGTGGATCGAAGCCGACGCCGGAAACGCTCGCGGAGTTTCGGGAGTTCGTCGCCGACGGCGAGACGGAGCTCGGGTTCGCCCACGACGGCGACGCCGACCGGGTCGTCGTACTCGACGGCGACGGCGAGATCGTCCACGAGGACACGATCGTCGCGATCCTCGCCGAACGGTACACCCGCACGAGCAACGCCGGCGATCCCGTCGTCGTGACGACGCCGAACGCCTCCTCGCGCATCGACGAGCGCGTCGCGGAAGCGGGCGGGCGTGTCGAGCGCGTCCGACTCGGCGCGCTCCACGAGGGGATCGCGGCGGCGCGTGCGGCCGGCGACGAGGACACGGCGGTCGTCTTCGCAGCCGAACCCTGGAAACACATCCATCCCGCACTCGGGCCGTGGATCGACGGCGTGGCGAGCGCCGCGACACTCGCCCGACTGGTCGCCGAGACCGGGCTCGATACGCTCCGCGAACCGGTCGCCGAGCGCCCCTACCGGAAGGTGAGCGTGGATTGTCCCGACGAGCGCAAGGAGGCAGTGATGGACGAGCTGGCGGAGAGTCTCGGTGAGACGTTCCCCGACGGCGAGCGCTCGACCGCTCACGGGGTGCGCATCGAACTCGACGACGGCTGGGTGCTCGTCCGACCCAGCGGCACCGAACCCAAAGTCAGGGTCTACGCCGAGAGCGAGCGGGTCGATGCGCTCGTCGAGCGGACGGTCGGGGCGATCGAGGCGGCGCTCCCGGCGTAA
- a CDS encoding nuclear transport factor 2 family protein, with translation MSAEATIEEYYDALRAGEPLAAFFAADALVKFGIGECLEGSDGIAAGLREQTRTTENWTVESHDLRVREEEEWAWFADDVRMAWYDTESDEHHDHRARWSGGLRRTDDGWRFVGMHVSVPGDS, from the coding sequence ATGAGCGCCGAAGCCACGATCGAGGAATACTACGATGCGCTCCGTGCCGGCGAGCCGCTCGCAGCCTTCTTCGCCGCCGACGCGCTCGTCAAATTCGGCATCGGCGAGTGCTTAGAGGGCTCCGACGGGATCGCCGCGGGACTCCGCGAGCAGACGCGCACGACCGAGAACTGGACCGTCGAGAGCCACGATCTGCGGGTCAGGGAAGAAGAGGAGTGGGCCTGGTTCGCAGACGATGTCCGGATGGCGTGGTACGACACCGAGAGCGACGAACACCACGACCATCGAGCGCGGTGGAGCGGCGGGCTCCGCCGGACGGACGACGGCTGGCGGTTCGTCGGGATGCACGTCAGCGTGCCCGGTGACAGCTGA
- a CDS encoding ABC transporter ATP-binding protein translates to MTDAVVLDDITKRFPGVVANDAVDLTVEAGSVHALLGENGAGKSTLMNVLYGLYQPEGGTIELDGEVREFDAPRDAIDAGIGMIHQHFMLVPPMTVGENVVLGNEPTKWGGLATDRSRAREAVRELSERYGFAVDPDERVEDISVGERQRVEILKALYRGADLLILDEPTAVLTPQEVEELFDVFEELTAEGKTVLFITHKLGEAMTVADDITVLRDGENVGTVDADGTDREQLAEMMVGREVVLDIETEPVEAGETVLDVDELTVTEEGADQVRNVDFAVREGEILGIAGVDGNGQAELVEALTGLRSPDTGTVRLDGEDLAGVSRRGHIERGMAYVPEDRQERGLVMEFDLTENGVLGSQHTPPVGGTRIDWPSAREHASDVIETYDVRPPNPEARAKSLSGGNQQKFLVGRELERDPGMVVATHPTRGVDVGSTEFVHDRLLALREAGVAVLLISANLAEVRGLSDRLAVMHDGEFVDVVDPDTVTEEELGLLMAGERPDEPTTAESVSADGGER, encoded by the coding sequence ATGACGGACGCGGTCGTTTTGGACGACATCACCAAGCGTTTTCCGGGCGTCGTCGCCAACGACGCGGTCGATTTGACTGTGGAGGCGGGCAGCGTCCACGCGCTGCTCGGCGAGAACGGTGCGGGGAAATCCACGCTGATGAACGTCCTCTACGGGCTCTACCAGCCAGAGGGCGGGACGATCGAGCTCGACGGCGAGGTGCGGGAGTTCGATGCGCCGCGCGACGCCATCGACGCCGGCATCGGCATGATCCACCAGCACTTCATGCTCGTGCCGCCGATGACCGTCGGCGAGAACGTCGTGCTCGGCAACGAACCCACCAAGTGGGGCGGGCTCGCGACCGATCGCTCACGGGCGCGCGAGGCGGTTCGTGAGCTCTCCGAGCGCTACGGCTTCGCCGTCGATCCCGACGAGCGAGTGGAGGATATCAGCGTCGGCGAGCGCCAGCGCGTCGAGATCCTGAAGGCGCTCTACCGCGGTGCCGACCTGTTGATCCTCGACGAGCCGACGGCGGTGCTCACTCCCCAGGAGGTCGAGGAGCTGTTCGATGTCTTCGAGGAACTCACCGCCGAGGGGAAGACGGTCCTGTTCATCACACACAAACTCGGCGAGGCGATGACGGTCGCCGACGACATCACCGTCCTCCGCGACGGCGAGAACGTCGGCACCGTCGACGCCGACGGGACCGACCGCGAGCAGCTCGCCGAGATGATGGTCGGTCGCGAGGTCGTGCTCGACATCGAAACCGAGCCCGTCGAGGCCGGCGAGACGGTGCTCGATGTCGACGAGCTCACGGTCACCGAAGAGGGGGCCGACCAGGTCCGAAACGTCGATTTCGCGGTCCGTGAAGGCGAGATCCTCGGCATCGCCGGCGTCGACGGCAACGGCCAGGCCGAACTGGTTGAAGCGCTCACCGGGCTCCGATCACCGGACACGGGAACGGTGCGCCTCGACGGAGAGGATCTCGCGGGCGTTTCACGGCGCGGCCACATCGAACGTGGGATGGCCTACGTACCCGAGGATCGCCAGGAACGCGGACTCGTCATGGAGTTCGATCTCACCGAAAACGGCGTGCTCGGAAGCCAGCACACCCCGCCCGTCGGCGGGACACGTATCGACTGGCCGAGCGCGCGCGAGCACGCGAGCGACGTCATCGAGACCTACGACGTGCGCCCGCCGAACCCCGAGGCGAGAGCGAAATCGCTCTCCGGGGGCAACCAGCAGAAGTTCCTCGTCGGCCGTGAACTGGAGCGCGATCCGGGGATGGTCGTGGCGACCCACCCGACGCGGGGTGTCGACGTCGGCTCGACGGAGTTCGTCCACGACCGACTGCTCGCGCTCCGCGAGGCCGGCGTCGCAGTGCTCCTGATCTCGGCGAACCTCGCCGAGGTGCGCGGGCTCTCCGATCGGCTCGCGGTGATGCACGACGGCGAGTTCGTCGACGTCGTCGATCCCGATACGGTGACCGAAGAGGAACTCGGCCTGTTGATGGCCGGCGAACGCCCCGACGAGCCGACGACGGCCGAGAGCGTCAGCGCCGACGGGGGTGAACGATGA
- a CDS encoding DUF5793 family protein — protein sequence MRRENFDIHVTNTEWVANGGDPGKPTVAIEFDGPNEVLQSRLAGTDDAVVDAEETDVNYRFHSDENEGVLSITNRITGDFVLELNADADGVLDFIRAARAYGDHTDDDGRYRITVEQDGERLLAHEKSTFLVYNEDGNLVRQHSLIPGGVEL from the coding sequence ATGAGGCGCGAGAACTTCGACATACACGTCACAAACACCGAGTGGGTTGCGAACGGGGGCGACCCCGGCAAGCCGACGGTCGCCATCGAGTTCGATGGGCCGAACGAGGTGCTTCAGTCGCGTCTCGCCGGCACGGACGACGCCGTCGTCGATGCCGAGGAGACCGACGTCAACTACCGCTTTCATTCCGACGAGAACGAGGGCGTGCTCTCGATCACCAACCGCATCACCGGCGATTTCGTACTCGAACTGAACGCCGACGCGGACGGCGTCCTCGATTTCATCCGCGCGGCGCGGGCCTATGGCGACCACACCGACGACGACGGTCGCTATCGCATTACCGTCGAGCAGGACGGCGAGCGACTGCTCGCCCACGAGAAATCGACGTTTCTCGTCTATAACGAGGACGGCAACCTCGTCCGCCAGCACAGCCTGATCCCCGGCGGCGTCGAACTCTAA
- a CDS encoding BMP family lipoprotein, with amino-acid sequence MSSDRRQFLRIAGAAGIAGLAGCTSGGGGSGGTSGNGSNGSGNGTSGGSGGSGGSGANIGMIYAKGGLGDKSFNDMANQGVKRAKKQLGISFNQAQPEQNSDFPTFQRRYAQSTSPKYDLVSCIGFAQVSALSDVAPNFPDQSFLLVDGVVEEPNVANYVFKEHEGSFQVGHLAGLLTTKELSAGGGKTDPSNAKLGFVGGEEAPLIKKFQAGFEKGVNYANEDASVNVAYTGSFSDPGAGKEAAVSMYNDGADIVYHSAGATGIGVFQAASEQNRYAIGVDSDQSKSSPKFSDVILASMVKQVDNAVFTAIENVVDGNFKGGNTKTLGLEKDGVKVAYGKQLGSEIPKDVKDALKKSRKKIVSGEIKVPKKPGSGS; translated from the coding sequence ATGTCCTCAGACAGACGGCAGTTCCTCCGGATCGCGGGTGCAGCAGGTATCGCTGGCCTCGCTGGCTGTACGAGCGGCGGTGGTGGCTCGGGCGGAACGAGCGGCAACGGAAGCAACGGTTCGGGTAACGGAACGAGCGGTGGCTCGGGCGGCTCCGGTGGCTCGGGCGCGAACATCGGGATGATCTACGCGAAAGGTGGCCTGGGTGATAAGTCGTTCAACGACATGGCCAATCAGGGCGTCAAACGTGCGAAAAAACAGCTCGGCATCAGTTTCAACCAGGCCCAGCCCGAGCAGAACTCCGATTTCCCGACGTTCCAGCGCCGCTACGCCCAGTCGACCAGCCCCAAATACGATCTCGTCTCGTGTATCGGGTTCGCGCAGGTCAGCGCCCTCTCCGATGTCGCGCCGAATTTCCCCGATCAGAGCTTCCTGCTGGTCGACGGCGTCGTCGAGGAGCCGAACGTCGCCAACTACGTTTTCAAGGAGCACGAGGGTTCCTTCCAGGTCGGCCATCTCGCCGGGCTGTTGACGACCAAGGAGCTGAGCGCCGGCGGCGGCAAGACCGACCCCAGTAACGCGAAACTCGGCTTCGTCGGCGGCGAGGAAGCGCCGCTGATCAAGAAGTTCCAGGCCGGCTTCGAGAAGGGTGTCAACTACGCGAACGAGGACGCAAGCGTCAACGTCGCCTACACCGGCTCGTTCTCCGATCCCGGTGCGGGCAAGGAGGCGGCGGTCTCGATGTACAACGACGGCGCGGACATCGTCTATCACTCCGCCGGCGCGACCGGTATCGGCGTGTTCCAGGCGGCCAGCGAGCAGAACCGCTACGCCATCGGCGTCGACTCCGACCAGTCGAAGAGCTCACCGAAGTTCTCCGACGTCATCCTCGCGAGCATGGTCAAACAGGTCGACAACGCCGTGTTCACCGCGATCGAGAACGTCGTCGACGGGAACTTCAAGGGTGGCAACACCAAGACGCTCGGGCTCGAAAAGGACGGCGTCAAGGTCGCGTACGGCAAACAGCTCGGCTCCGAGATCCCCAAGGACGTCAAGGACGCGCTCAAGAAATCGCGAAAGAAGATCGTCTCGGGCGAGATCAAGGTGCCGAAGAAACCAGGTTCGGGCTCGTAA